The following are encoded together in the Malaya genurostris strain Urasoe2022 chromosome 3, Malgen_1.1, whole genome shotgun sequence genome:
- the LOC131437974 gene encoding uncharacterized protein LOC131437974: METGSDNFPVVFRAATASDREDVRDALGRFFFPEEPITISYYGGSEVTADDMNNSLSLIDDGFVTLAVDGNSDKIVGISAGSLIEPNEAEKLMDLASNAETVKFADILHFLAHMVNQADIFQRLAVTKVYHIHSLAVAPEVRERSLGTLLVRKQFEQARQCGAQAVSTDATGVHSARIFKKLGMENVYSISYEKYRNASHQQVFVGKEPHLEATTFAMLIGNRTEIDK; this comes from the coding sequence ATGGAAACAGGTTCGGATAATTTCCCTGTCGTTTTTCGTGCGGCTACCGCTTCGGATAGGGAGGACGTTCGAGACGCTTTGGGTCGTTTCTTCTTTCCCGAAGAACCGATCACAATCAGTTACTACGGTGGAAGTGAGGTAACtgcagacgacatgaataaCTCACTGTCACTGATCGATGATGGCTTCGTAACGCTGGCAGTGGATGGCAACAGTGATAAAATTGTCGGCATCTCGGCGGGATCTCTGATCGAACCCAACGAGGCAGAAAAGCTGATGGATTTAGCTTCGAATGCGGAAACGGTAAAATTTGCTGATATTCTACATTTTCTTGCTCACATGGTCAACCAAGCTGACATCTTTCAACGATTGGCCGTGACAAAAGTGTACCACATTCACAGCCTGGCAGTGGCACCGGAAGTTCGTGAAAGATCTCTAGGAACGCTTCTAGTTAGGAAACAGTTTGAGCAGGCCCGCCAATGTGGGGCTCAAGCGGTGAGCACCGATGCTACCGGCGTACATTCAGccagaattttcaaaaaactagGAATGGAAAATGTTTATTCGATCTCGTACGAAAAGTATCGAAACGCGTCTCATCAGCAGGTATTCGTCGGAAAAGAACCCCACCTGGAAGCTACTACGTTTGCAATGTTAATAGGGAATCGCACTGAAATTGacaaataa
- the LOC131436538 gene encoding zinc finger protein 64: protein MESGVAAFDPNDLISYSPEESEDEGEPPPVLQGSQPTHRPQQSMQPDGNPVDLAAISGEEIQLPVPSASHVTVQLRSPLQGARFKCKFCPTFTNTAEDFIKHFIMHFGRNRISYKQMSQEEVRALPNANEKFVCGVCGRCFEARDSVKDHMISDHGFVEANPKDSHDVSKASPSAVVTVKKRKLEDEFVDSQKLSITDSSSCSSEEVKTEQLPVGQVPVPVVPVTQPVISETSEVTSIVPKDQQSSLVSDCQLPTSTVNQQQVQNQVGPTQSASIPLLPKVNQSEDAELDEFLQPMTLKQLKLKLLAGLKLKCPQKGCVYKFETRAKRDIHIKCHNIEPILIGPGGPVPTGTGKEEKKDNFKCYQCAIEFPRWRECSQHLWKQHQVDTNMLKCPVCDVRFDFAVKVYRHLQTHRPVKAFGCSSCTKSFATKAQLLVHEDIHKKQQLSRPKPKPGSSTSGGTDTGKTLGAGNEERDVDAEDEDDESKNPDGKPADKLPWYAERKCDICGHMFSTSKVLSKHIKTVHHKIKPFICTVCGYKSARKVTLTIHMRQHSGQKPLECKECQFRTADPSALKYHEKRHSKDKWYECKFCGLLTIQASALKTHIRLNHPKEYESIKCDLCNFTSVNAELLARHKSDHKAGLIKSEDSHDSVSSKRSKNAPESSSDCFLPIESTDSVVHDAGGFTIPAVINAPVAHSEETQFPT from the exons ATGGAATCTGGTGTTGCT GCTTTCGATCCAAACGATCTGATAAGTTACTCGCCGGAAGAATCTGAAGATGAAGGTGAACCACCGCCCGTACTGCAAGGTTCTCAACCAACTCATCGACCGCAACAGTCGATGCAACCGGATGGAAATCCGGTTGATTTGGCCGCAATTTCCGGGGAAGAAATTCAACTGCCTGTGCCATCTGCGTCCCACGTCACCGTTCAGCTGCGGAGTCCTTTGCAAGGTGCACGGTTCAAGTGCAAGTTTTGTCCCACATTCACCAACACGGCGGAGGATTTTATCAAACATTTCATAATGCATTTTGGAAGAAATCGAATTTCCTACAAGCAGATGTCTCAGGAGGAAGTTCGCGCGCTTCCTAACGCGAACGAAAAGTTCGTCTGCGGAGTTTGTGGACGGTGTTTTGAGGCGCGTGATAGCGTCAAAGATCATATGATCAGTGATCATGGTTTTGTTGAGGCGAATCCAAAGGATTCGCACGATGTTTCGAAAGCGAGTCCATCTGCGGTGGTCACGGTAAAAAAGCGGAAACTGGAGGATGAATTTGTTGATTCTCAAAAGTTATCAATAACCGACAGTTCTTCCTGTTCATCCGAAGAAGTGAAAACAGAACAACTCCCGGTCGGACAGGTTCCGGTTCCGGTAGTTCCAGTAACGCAGCCTGTCATAAGTGAAACTTCAGAAGTAACTTCCATTGTCCCGAAAGACCAGCAGTCCTCTTTAGTTAGTGATTGTCAATTGCCTACATCGACTGTTAATCAGCAGCAGGTACAAAATCAGGTCGGACCAACCCAGTCCGCATCAATTCCCCTTCTTCCGAAAGTAAACCAATCCGAAGATGCCGAGCTTGACGAGTTCCTTCAACCGATGACGTTGAAACAGCTCAAGCTCAAGTTGTTGGCCGGGTTGAAGTTGAAATGTCCTCAAAAAGGGTGCGTCTACAAGTTTGAAACTCGTGCCAAGAGAGATATTCACATTAAGTGTCATAATATCGAACCGATTCTGATTGGTCCCGGTGGTCCCGTGCCGACTGGGACCGGgaaagaagagaaaaaagaTAACTTCAAGTGCTACCAATGTGCAATCGAGTTCCCTCGCTGGAGAGAGTGCTCCCAACACCTCTGGAAACAGCATCAAGTGGACACGAATATGCTCAAGTGTCCGGTTTGTGACGTGCGGTTCGATTTTGCTG TCAAAGTGTATCGTCATTTACAAACCCATCGACCGGTGAAGGCGTTTGGTTGCTCGTCCTGTACTAAATCCTTTGCGACAAAAGCCCAGCTACTGGTTCATGAAGATATTCACAAGAAACAGCAATTGTCGCGTCCGAAACCGAAACCCGGTTCGAGTACAAGTGGCGGAACTGATACCGGGAAGACGCTCGGAGCCGGCAACGAGGAGCGTGATGTCGATGCCGAAGATGAAGACGACGAATCGAAGAATCCGGACGGGAAACCAGCCGACAAGCTGCCGTGGTACGCCGAAAGAAAGTGTGATATTTGCGGGCACATGTTCAGCACTTCGAAAGTGCTGTCCAAACACATTAAAACAGTTCATCACAAGATCAAACCCTTCATCTGCACCGTGTGCGGGTACAAATCGGCCCGGAAGGTTACGCTAACG ATTCACATGCGTCAACATTCGGGACAGAAACCACTCGAATGCAAAGAGTGTCAATTTCGTACGGCAGATCCAAGTGCGCTCAAGTATCACGAGAAGCGTCACAGCAAG GACAAATGGTACGAGTGTAAATTCTGCGGTCTGCTCACCATCCAGGCCAGTGCCCTGAAGACGCACATCCGGCTGAACCATCCCAAAGAGTACGAATCGATCAAGTGCGATCTGTGCAATTTCACCTCGGTCAATGCGGAACTGCTGGCCCGGCACAAGAGCGATCACAAGGCTGGCCTTATCAAGAGTGAAGACTCGCACGATTCGGTTTCTTCCAAGCGGTCGAAGAATGCACCGGAAAGTTCGTCGGATTGTTTTCTGCCGATCGAGAGCACGGATTCAGTGGTGCATGATGCCGGCGGGTTTACCATTCCGGCAGTGATCAATGCACCGGTGGCACACTCGGAGGAAACGCAGTTTCCCACCTGA